In a genomic window of Aricia agestis chromosome 2, ilAriAges1.1, whole genome shotgun sequence:
- the LOC121739709 gene encoding uncharacterized protein LOC121739709 codes for MWEEITQTLNSHGDGAIKDWKGWCKYWNDYKSKLKKMTAALRVSQQRTGGGPSQVREMNEIEKKILNLLGEDFGQGVPGARVEPFEEVTEVGITDAEMSETPLIIITQAVESSEVSQSTLMPEPVPGPSSTIMPPPNDAPGPEGTAHATGAAQAEESPSAGAPQTPPRGSPTARRERTTHPPPENLLPPPPEGACGATYDAASSSAFACANVK; via the exons ATGTGGGAGGAAATTACGCAAACTTTAAATTCTCATGGAGATGGAGCCATAAAGGACTGGAAAGGATGGTGCAAA TATTGGAATGAttacaaatcaaaattaaaaaaaatgacagcAGCGCTGAGGGTTTCCCAGCAGCGGACCGGAGGTGGTCCATCCCAAGTCAGGGAAATgaatgaaatagaaaaaaaaattttaaacttgTTGGGAGAAGACTTTGGTCAAGGTGTACCAGGAGCAAGAGTGGAGCCATTTGAAGAG gTCACTGAAGTTGGAATAACTGATGCTGAGATGAGTGAGACACCCTTGATAATAATTACACAGGCTGTAGAAAGTTCTGAGGTGTCTCAGAGCACTTTAATGCCAGAACCTGTGCCAGGACCATCCAGCACAATAATGCCTCCACCAAATGATGCTCCCGGTCCTGAAGGTACAGCACACGCAACGGGTGCAGCGCAGGCCGAGGAGTCGCCCTCGGCGGGCGCGCCGCAGACTCCTCCGCGCGGGTCGCCCACCGCGCGCCGCGAGCGCACCACCCACCCGCCGCCGGAGAATCTTCTCCCCCCGCCGCCGGAGGGTGCCTGCGGAGCCACCTATGACGCAGCAAGCAGCTCGGCGTTTGCTTGTGCAAATGTCAAATAG
- the LOC121739971 gene encoding putative nuclease HARBI1, with translation MCDEELILFEFLEADSEENSMRRRRLDARAQFDPFDLEDNEFIKRYRLSKELVVGLCDEIRPAMKAPRRSTDISVETKVLTALSFYATGSYQRPVGDISAHSMAQQTVSSVIAQVTACIDSVEMRKKYITFPKSNDERNEIRVRFYHKFGIPGVVGCIDCTQIAIVRPNRNEERYFCRKHYHSLNVQLICDADMQIISVDASFGGATHDSFIWNDHPIKQHLENLQESTWLLGDSGYPLRKYLMTPIVNAIPNTPESHYTDLHVRARNVIERTIGLLKARFRCLLVHRVLHYKPRVAASIVNACVILHNICNRANLPAPQLSSREIMEESQMQLGVAFEDQPNTSSNNQALQQGVATRNQLILRLWEARRS, from the exons ATGTGTGACGAGGAATTGATACTTTTCGAGTTCTTGGAAGCCGATAGTGAGGAAAACTCTATGAGGAGAAGGAGACTCGACGCTCGAGCACAATTCGACCCATTCGATTTGGAAGATAATGAATTTATAAAACGTTATCGTCTTTCCAAAGAATTGGTAGTCGGATTGTGCGACGAGATAAGACCGGCGATGAAAGCGCCAAGGAGGTCCACAGATATATCTGTAGAAACAAAG gttttaacAGCGTTATCATTCTACGCAACTGGCTCCTACCAAAGACCCGTAGGAGATATAAGTGCGCACTCAATGGCACAACAGACAGTTTCTTCAGTGATTGCTCAAGTGACTGCGTGTATAGACTCTGTTGAAATGCGAAAAaaatacatcactttcccaAAGAGCAATGACGAAAGAAATGAAATTAGAGtaag GTTTTATCACAAATTTGGCATACCAGGTGTTGTGGGATGCATTGACTGCACACAAATTGCAATAGTCAGGCCGAATAGAAATGAGGAGCGTTATTTTTGTAGAAAACACTATCATTCCCTTAATGTCCAACTT ATTTGTGATGCAGATATGCAAATTATAAGTGTGGACGCTAGTTTCGGTGGAGCTACACACGATTCTTTCATTTGGAATGACCACCCTATAAAACAACATCTTGAGAATTTACAAGAATCAACTTGGTTGCTAG gtgATTCTGGATATCCCCTAAGGAAATATTTAATGACCCCGATTGTCAATGCTATCCCGAACACACCTGAAAGCCATTACACAGACTTGCATGTTCGGGCTAGGAATGTCATCGAGAGAACTATCGGTCTCCTAAAAGCACGCTTTCGCTGCCTTCTCGTGCATAGAGTTCTCCATTACAAGCCACGGGTTGCTGCGTCTATTGTAAATGCTTGTGTTATATTACACAACATTTGTAATAGAGCCAATCTTCCTGCACCACAATTAAGTAGTAGGGAAATAATGGAGGAATCACAGATGCAATTAGGTGTTGCATTTGAAGATCAACCAAATACCAGTAGTAATAACCAGGCACTTCAACAAGGAGTTGCTACAAGGAACCAGTTAATTCTTCGGTTGTGGGAAGCTCGCCGttcctga